The following coding sequences lie in one Sinorhizobium fredii USDA 257 genomic window:
- a CDS encoding MarR family winged helix-turn-helix transcriptional regulator: protein MTKADTPSPEELMKLDNFLCFAIYSANHAFTRVYKPLLDELDLTYPQYLVMVVLWEKDDQTVGSLGEKLFLESSTLTPMLKRLEAIGYISRIRDRADERQVRVRLTETGRALKAKASTVPCGILDATGMQPAEIGRLKQEIVALRASLLR from the coding sequence ATGACGAAGGCAGACACTCCCTCGCCCGAAGAGTTGATGAAGCTCGACAATTTCCTGTGCTTTGCGATCTATTCCGCGAACCACGCGTTCACGCGCGTCTACAAGCCGCTGCTCGATGAATTGGACCTCACCTACCCGCAATATCTCGTGATGGTTGTCCTGTGGGAAAAGGACGATCAGACCGTTGGCAGTCTCGGCGAGAAGCTCTTTCTTGAGTCGAGCACCCTCACTCCCATGCTGAAGCGTCTCGAGGCGATCGGCTATATATCGAGGATTCGCGACCGGGCCGATGAGCGGCAGGTCCGCGTGCGCTTGACCGAAACTGGCCGGGCGCTGAAGGCAAAGGCCAGCACCGTTCCATGTGGCATCCTCGATGCGACAGGAATGCAGCCCGCCGAGATCGGCCGGCTCAAGCAGGAAATCGTCGCACTCCGCGCCTCGCTGTTGCGGTAG
- the ureG gene encoding urease accessory protein UreG, translating into MPSKNGPLRVGIGGPVGSGKTALTDKLCKAMRENYSVAVVTNDIYTKEDAEALVRMQALPSERIVGVETGGCPHTAIREDASINLQAIAELNRRIPDLDVVFIESGGDNLAATFSPDLADLTIYVISVCQGEEIPRKGGPGITKSDLLVINKKDLAPYVGADLEVMEHDATRMRAEKPFVFSDMKRGEGVDRIVEFLTVQGGL; encoded by the coding sequence ATGCCATCGAAAAACGGTCCCCTTCGCGTCGGCATCGGTGGCCCGGTCGGGTCAGGCAAGACGGCGCTGACCGACAAGCTGTGCAAGGCGATGCGCGAGAACTATTCGGTCGCCGTCGTCACCAACGATATCTACACCAAGGAGGATGCCGAGGCGCTGGTGCGCATGCAGGCGCTGCCGTCGGAGCGGATCGTCGGCGTCGAGACCGGCGGCTGCCCGCATACGGCGATCCGTGAGGACGCTTCGATCAATCTCCAGGCGATCGCCGAGCTCAACCGCCGTATTCCCGATCTCGACGTGGTCTTCATCGAATCGGGCGGAGACAATCTCGCGGCAACCTTTTCGCCCGATCTGGCGGACCTGACCATCTATGTGATTTCCGTCTGCCAGGGCGAGGAAATCCCGCGCAAGGGCGGCCCCGGGATCACCAAGTCCGATCTGCTGGTGATCAACAAGAAGGATCTGGCCCCCTATGTGGGCGCCGATCTTGAGGTGATGGAGCACGACGCGACGCGAATGCGCGCCGAAAAGCCCTTCGTGTTTTCCGACATGAAGCGCGGCGAGGGCGTCGACCGGATCGTCGAGTTTCTCACCGTGCAGGGCGGTCTCTAG
- a CDS encoding peroxiredoxin produces the protein MLGRKVPVVTFRTRVRDESVGGSNPFRWHDVSSNDYFAGKRVVLFSLPGAFTPTCSTYQLPDFEKLTPEFRALGIDEIYCISVNDAFVMNAWGKSQGLENVKLIPDGSGEFTRKMGMLVAKDNLGFGMRSWRYAAVVSDGTVEQWFEEEGYSDNCDSDPYGVSSPQNILDALKSQKIAA, from the coding sequence ATGCTCGGCAGAAAAGTTCCCGTTGTAACCTTCCGTACCCGCGTCCGCGACGAATCGGTCGGCGGTTCCAATCCGTTCCGCTGGCACGATGTTTCGTCGAACGACTATTTCGCCGGCAAACGCGTCGTTCTGTTCTCGCTGCCGGGCGCCTTCACCCCGACCTGCTCGACGTATCAGCTGCCGGATTTCGAGAAGCTGACGCCCGAGTTCCGCGCGCTCGGGATCGATGAAATCTATTGCATCTCGGTCAACGACGCCTTCGTCATGAACGCCTGGGGCAAGTCACAGGGGCTCGAAAACGTCAAGCTCATTCCGGACGGTTCGGGCGAGTTCACCCGCAAGATGGGCATGCTGGTCGCCAAGGACAATCTCGGCTTCGGCATGCGTTCCTGGCGCTACGCCGCCGTCGTCAGCGACGGCACGGTCGAGCAGTGGTTCGAGGAGGAAGGCTATTCGGACAATTGCGACAGTGATCCGTACGGCGTTTCCTCGCCGCAGAACATTCTCGACGCGCTGAAGTCGCAGAAGATCGCTGCCTGA
- a CDS encoding lysozyme inhibitor LprI family protein, producing MRAVAPAIGLLLIVAASAFAQEQPEVDCQKAVTQMDLNICAGQEYQAADAELNKTYREAIAVMQETDRELGDIDAAYVGAVEALKKAQRAWIGYRDGQCELAGFEARGGSMEPMLVSGCLAELTRKRTAELKELLEARGS from the coding sequence ATGAGAGCGGTCGCGCCCGCTATAGGCCTGCTTCTCATTGTTGCGGCGTCTGCGTTCGCTCAGGAACAGCCTGAGGTGGACTGCCAAAAGGCGGTGACGCAGATGGATTTGAACATTTGCGCCGGTCAGGAGTACCAGGCAGCGGACGCGGAACTCAACAAGACCTACCGCGAGGCGATCGCCGTGATGCAGGAAACCGACAGGGAGCTCGGTGATATCGACGCGGCCTATGTCGGTGCGGTCGAAGCATTGAAAAAGGCGCAACGGGCCTGGATCGGCTATCGCGACGGCCAGTGCGAGCTCGCCGGATTCGAGGCGCGGGGCGGCTCGATGGAACCGATGCTGGTTTCCGGCTGCCTCGCCGAGCTGACGCGCAAGCGAACCGCCGAATTGAAAGAGCTCCTCGAAGCTCGAGGGAGCTGA
- the ureE gene encoding urease accessory protein UreE, with translation MPYRSTEILSPGSADKTPLHRVTLTHDQRHLRRKLLHLENDDVVMLDLKEPVMLADGDLLVLEGGGYIEVKAAEEVLYDIRPRDRLHLIELAWHLGNRHLPAAIEEGRILIARDPVIRAMLEGLGATVSEVVEPFHPLRGAYHGTGGHHHGHDRDHHHG, from the coding sequence GTGCCCTACCGTTCGACCGAAATTCTTTCCCCCGGTTCTGCCGACAAGACGCCGCTTCACCGCGTGACGCTCACCCATGACCAGCGGCATCTGCGCCGCAAGCTCTTGCATCTCGAAAACGACGACGTCGTGATGCTCGACCTCAAGGAGCCGGTGATGCTCGCCGACGGCGACCTTTTGGTGCTGGAGGGCGGCGGCTACATCGAAGTGAAGGCGGCTGAGGAGGTGCTCTACGACATCCGTCCGCGCGATAGGCTGCACCTGATCGAACTCGCCTGGCATCTCGGCAACCGACACTTGCCGGCGGCGATCGAGGAGGGGCGGATATTGATTGCCCGCGATCCCGTCATCCGCGCCATGCTCGAAGGCCTCGGAGCAACGGTGAGCGAAGTTGTCGAACCATTCCACCCCCTCCGCGGCGCCTATCACGGCACCGGCGGCCATCACCATGGGCATGATCGCGACCACCACCATGGCTGA
- a CDS encoding adenosylmethionine--8-amino-7-oxononanoate transaminase — translation MSVSPVWHPFTQHALEPAMKHVVRTEGAYLIDEDGSHILDAISSWWVITHGHRHPAIMEAIRRAAETHDQVIFAEYTHAPAEELAKGLIGIAPAGLKHVFYSDSGSTAVEVALKMALGYFHNIGAPRSRVCVMEHSYHGDTIGTMSAGERGVFNVAYEPLLFAVDRLPFPEAGREQETLDAFEVYCASGQVAALLIEPLVLGAGGMKVYPPFVLAELKRIAERHGTLLIADEVMTGWGRTGTLFACEQAGIAPDILCTSKGLTGGALPLAATLCTVEIFDAHLSADRRRTFFHSSSYTANPIACAAAVANLSVWKSEPVGERIEALAAKQRRHLQRFGADPRFRYVRQAGTIAALDLAVPTGGYLADVGPRLRAFFRERRVLIRPLGNVIYLMPPYCVVDADLDRAYEAIDAAASAFVSGRL, via the coding sequence ATGAGCGTCTCGCCGGTGTGGCACCCTTTCACCCAGCACGCGCTGGAGCCGGCGATGAAGCATGTCGTCCGCACCGAGGGTGCCTATCTCATCGACGAGGATGGCTCGCATATTCTCGATGCGATCTCGTCCTGGTGGGTAATCACCCACGGCCACCGGCATCCGGCGATCATGGAGGCGATCCGGCGTGCCGCGGAAACCCATGACCAGGTGATCTTTGCCGAATACACCCACGCGCCAGCGGAGGAACTGGCCAAGGGCCTGATCGGGATCGCGCCCGCCGGATTGAAGCACGTCTTCTATTCCGACAGCGGCTCGACCGCGGTGGAGGTGGCGCTGAAGATGGCGCTTGGCTACTTCCACAATATCGGCGCGCCGCGCAGCCGCGTCTGCGTGATGGAGCACAGCTACCATGGCGACACGATCGGCACGATGTCGGCCGGCGAGCGCGGCGTCTTCAATGTGGCTTACGAGCCGCTTCTCTTCGCCGTCGACCGGTTGCCATTTCCCGAAGCCGGTCGCGAACAGGAGACGCTCGACGCGTTCGAGGTTTATTGCGCTTCCGGCCAGGTGGCGGCGCTGCTCATCGAACCATTGGTCCTCGGCGCCGGCGGAATGAAGGTCTATCCACCCTTCGTCCTTGCCGAACTGAAGCGGATCGCGGAACGGCATGGCACTCTCCTGATTGCCGATGAGGTGATGACCGGCTGGGGCCGCACCGGCACACTTTTCGCCTGTGAACAGGCGGGCATTGCGCCCGACATCCTGTGCACGTCGAAGGGCTTGACCGGCGGCGCGCTGCCGCTGGCGGCGACCCTGTGCACGGTCGAGATATTCGACGCGCATCTGTCAGCGGACCGGCGCCGGACCTTCTTTCATTCCAGCTCCTATACGGCCAATCCGATCGCCTGCGCGGCGGCCGTCGCCAATCTCTCCGTGTGGAAGTCGGAGCCGGTCGGCGAACGCATCGAAGCGCTTGCCGCGAAGCAGCGGCGGCATCTGCAGCGCTTCGGCGCCGATCCGCGCTTCCGCTATGTTCGCCAGGCAGGCACGATCGCCGCGCTCGACCTTGCCGTACCGACGGGGGGCTATCTTGCAGATGTCGGGCCACGGCTCAGGGCCTTCTTTCGAGAGCGCCGGGTGCTCATCCGCCCGCTTGGCAACGTCATCTATCTGATGCCGCCCTATTGCGTCGTCGATGCCGATCTCGACCGGGCCTATGAGGCGATCGACGCGGCGGCCTCGGCCTTTGTATCGGGGCGGCTATGA
- a CDS encoding urease accessory protein UreF, protein MAEEAAMQAQLRLVTWLSPAFPVGAFSYSGGLEQAVHDGLVANAGDLRLWLETLLNHGTVWNDALLLAESYCSHADPARLQAVGELAEALAGSRERHMETMLLGEAFLAAASHWPHPVLEMLGSRAAYPVAVGAVAGAHRTGLEPTLAAYLNATTSSAVSVAIRCGVTGQRDGVGLLAGLEAEIAAVACRAARGSLDDLGSATIIADIASLRHETLHSRLFRS, encoded by the coding sequence ATGGCTGAAGAGGCGGCCATGCAGGCTCAGCTGCGTCTCGTCACCTGGCTTTCGCCCGCCTTTCCCGTCGGCGCCTTTTCCTATTCCGGCGGCTTGGAACAGGCGGTTCACGACGGCCTCGTGGCGAATGCAGGCGATCTGCGGCTGTGGCTTGAAACGCTGTTGAATCACGGCACGGTCTGGAACGACGCGCTGTTACTGGCCGAAAGCTACTGCAGCCACGCAGATCCGGCACGGCTGCAGGCGGTCGGCGAACTGGCCGAGGCGCTCGCCGGTTCGCGTGAACGGCACATGGAGACCATGCTTCTTGGCGAGGCGTTTCTTGCCGCCGCCAGCCACTGGCCGCATCCGGTGTTGGAGATGCTCGGATCAAGGGCCGCCTATCCGGTGGCGGTCGGCGCCGTCGCCGGTGCACATCGGACCGGGCTCGAGCCGACACTTGCCGCCTATCTCAACGCAACGACATCGAGTGCCGTATCGGTTGCCATCCGTTGCGGCGTCACCGGCCAGCGCGACGGGGTCGGCTTGCTTGCCGGCCTGGAGGCCGAGATTGCGGCGGTTGCCTGCCGTGCCGCGCGCGGCTCGCTGGACGATCTTGGCTCGGCGACCATCATCGCCGACATTGCATCTCTGAGACATGAGACCCTGCATTCGCGCCTGTTCCGCTCCTAG
- a CDS encoding urease subunit beta, whose amino-acid sequence MIPGEIVAAAGDIELNAGLPTVTIEVSNSGDRPVQVGSHYHFAETNPGLIFDRDAARGKRLDIPAGTAVRFEPGQTRQVTLIPLSGKREVFGFRQQVMGKL is encoded by the coding sequence ATGATTCCAGGCGAGATTGTCGCAGCCGCTGGAGACATCGAACTCAATGCCGGTCTTCCGACCGTCACGATCGAAGTCTCCAATTCCGGCGACCGGCCGGTCCAGGTCGGCAGTCACTATCATTTCGCGGAAACAAATCCGGGCCTGATCTTCGACCGCGACGCGGCGCGCGGCAAGCGGCTCGATATTCCGGCCGGCACGGCCGTCCGGTTCGAGCCGGGCCAGACCCGGCAGGTCACGCTGATCCCGCTTTCCGGCAAGCGCGAGGTTTTCGGCTTCCGCCAGCAGGTGATGGGCAAGCTATGA
- a CDS encoding urease subunit gamma, whose translation MNLTPREKDKLLISMAAMVARRRLERGVKLNHPEAIALITDFVVEGARDGRSVAELMEAGAHVLTRDQVMVGIPEMIHDIQVEATFPDGTKLVTVHEPIR comes from the coding sequence ATGAATCTCACTCCGCGCGAAAAAGACAAGCTGTTGATTTCCATGGCGGCAATGGTGGCCCGCCGGCGCCTGGAGCGAGGCGTCAAGCTCAATCACCCTGAGGCGATTGCCCTCATCACCGACTTCGTCGTCGAGGGTGCGCGCGACGGCCGGTCCGTTGCGGAATTGATGGAGGCCGGCGCGCATGTGCTGACCCGCGACCAGGTGATGGTGGGCATCCCCGAGATGATCCACGACATCCAGGTCGAGGCGACCTTTCCGGATGGGACGAAGCTCGTCACCGTTCACGAACCCATCCGGTAA
- a CDS encoding putative quinol monooxygenase, producing MVYVIAYLKAHADKGDEVAALAAPLIDATRKEEGCVSDDLYRKVAGPDTVVFVETWKSRAALDAHFAEPHLKAFQAAMADHLAEVRVEVVYPEKIEVL from the coding sequence ATGGTTTACGTCATCGCATATCTTAAGGCGCATGCGGACAAGGGCGACGAGGTCGCAGCACTTGCGGCGCCGCTGATCGATGCCACCCGCAAGGAGGAGGGCTGCGTCAGCGATGATCTCTATCGCAAGGTCGCCGGGCCGGACACGGTGGTCTTCGTCGAGACCTGGAAGAGCCGCGCGGCCCTCGATGCCCATTTCGCCGAACCGCATCTGAAGGCATTCCAGGCGGCAATGGCCGACCATCTTGCGGAGGTTCGCGTCGAGGTCGTATATCCCGAAAAGATCGAGGTCCTCTGA
- the ureC gene encoding urease subunit alpha, producing MSYKMSRAAYANMFGPTVGDRVRLADTELFIQVEKDFTTYGEEVKFGGGKVIRDGMGQSQVTREGGAVDTVITNALIVDHWGIVKADIGLKDGRIAAIGKAGNPDTQPGVNVIVGPGTEAIAGEGKIVTAGGMDSHIHFICPQQIEEALMSGLTCMLGGGTGPAHGTLATTCTPGPWHIARMIEAADAFPMNLAFAGKGNASLPGALVEMVLGGATSLKLHEDWGTTPGAIDCCLSVADEYDVQVMIHTDTLNESGFVEDTIAAIKGRTIHAFHTEGAGGGHAPDIIKICGQPNVIPSSTNPTRPYTLNTLAEHLDMLMVCHHLSPSIPEDIAFAESRIRKETIAAEDILHDIGAFSIISSDSQAMGRVGEVAIRTWQTADKMKRQRGRLKEETGDNDNFRVKRYVAKYTINPAIAHGLSHEIGSLEVGKRADLVIWNPAFFGVKPDMVLLGGTIAAAPMGDPNASIPTPQPVHYRPMFGAYGRSRTNSSVTFVSQASLDAGLAGRLGVAKELVAVQNTRGGIGKASMIHNSLTPVIEVDPETYEVRADGVLLTCEPATVLPMAQRYFLF from the coding sequence ATGTCCTACAAGATGTCGCGTGCGGCCTATGCCAACATGTTCGGTCCGACCGTCGGCGACAGGGTCCGGCTTGCCGATACCGAACTGTTCATCCAGGTCGAGAAGGACTTCACGACCTATGGCGAGGAGGTGAAGTTCGGCGGCGGCAAGGTCATCCGCGACGGCATGGGCCAGAGCCAGGTCACGCGCGAGGGCGGCGCTGTCGACACCGTCATCACCAATGCGCTGATCGTTGACCATTGGGGCATCGTCAAAGCGGATATCGGTCTCAAGGATGGGCGGATCGCCGCGATCGGCAAGGCGGGCAACCCGGACACGCAGCCGGGCGTGAACGTCATCGTCGGCCCGGGCACGGAGGCGATCGCCGGCGAGGGCAAGATCGTTACCGCCGGCGGCATGGACAGCCATATCCACTTCATCTGCCCGCAGCAGATCGAAGAGGCGCTGATGAGCGGGCTGACCTGCATGCTCGGCGGCGGCACAGGTCCTGCGCACGGCACGCTCGCCACCACCTGCACGCCGGGACCGTGGCATATCGCCCGGATGATCGAGGCGGCCGATGCCTTTCCGATGAACCTTGCCTTTGCCGGCAAGGGCAACGCCTCGCTGCCGGGCGCGCTCGTCGAAATGGTGCTCGGCGGCGCCACCTCGCTGAAGCTGCACGAGGACTGGGGCACGACGCCCGGGGCGATCGATTGCTGCCTGTCGGTCGCCGACGAATACGACGTTCAGGTGATGATCCACACCGACACGCTGAACGAGAGCGGCTTCGTCGAGGACACGATCGCAGCGATCAAAGGCCGGACCATTCACGCCTTCCACACCGAAGGGGCAGGCGGCGGCCATGCGCCGGACATCATCAAGATCTGCGGCCAGCCGAACGTCATCCCGTCTTCGACCAACCCGACGCGGCCCTATACGCTGAACACGCTGGCAGAACATCTCGACATGCTGATGGTCTGCCATCACCTGTCGCCCTCGATTCCCGAGGATATCGCCTTTGCTGAAAGCCGGATTCGCAAGGAGACGATCGCCGCCGAGGACATCCTTCACGACATTGGCGCCTTCTCGATCATCTCATCGGACAGTCAGGCCATGGGCCGCGTCGGCGAGGTGGCGATCCGCACCTGGCAGACCGCCGATAAGATGAAGCGCCAGCGCGGCCGGCTGAAGGAAGAAACGGGCGACAACGACAATTTCCGCGTCAAGCGCTATGTCGCCAAATACACGATCAACCCGGCGATCGCCCATGGCCTTAGCCATGAGATCGGCTCGCTCGAAGTCGGCAAGCGCGCCGATCTCGTGATCTGGAATCCGGCCTTCTTCGGCGTGAAGCCGGACATGGTGCTGCTCGGCGGCACTATCGCCGCGGCACCGATGGGCGACCCGAATGCTTCGATCCCGACGCCGCAGCCGGTGCACTATCGACCGATGTTCGGAGCCTATGGTCGAAGCCGGACCAATTCTTCAGTTACCTTCGTCTCGCAGGCCTCGCTCGACGCGGGACTGGCCGGAAGGCTCGGTGTCGCCAAGGAACTTGTCGCCGTTCAAAACACCCGCGGCGGCATCGGCAAGGCGTCGATGATCCACAACAGCCTGACGCCGGTGATCGAGGTCGATCCGGAAACCTATGAAGTCCGCGCCGATGGCGTACTGCTGACCTGTGAGCCTGCGACCGTGCTGCCGATGGCGCAGCGGTATTTCCTGTTCTAG
- a CDS encoding alpha/beta fold hydrolase: MTKVQDSTATVSRREMLTGALGAASAAAALAVSQPGAAADTVKPSTTEGARTMGSRITTRDGVEIYYKDWGPKDGPVVILSHGWPLSSDSWEAQAFHLAKDGFRVVTHDRRGHGRSSQPWDGNDMDHYADDLADLIEQLDLKGIFLAGFSTGGGEIARYIGRHGTRRVAKAGLISAVPPLMVKTDKNPGGLPKDVFDGLQAASLTDRSQLYKDIASGPFFGFNRPGAKPSQGMIDSFWLQGMTGGHKNTYDSIVAFSQTDFTEDLKKFDVPTLIIHGDDDQIVPIDAAARASKKLIPHAELKVYPGAPHGITDTHKEQLNKDLLEFARS; the protein is encoded by the coding sequence ATGACGAAGGTTCAGGACAGTACAGCCACCGTTTCCAGGAGGGAGATGCTGACGGGAGCACTCGGCGCCGCCAGCGCGGCCGCCGCGCTTGCCGTCTCGCAGCCAGGCGCCGCGGCGGATACAGTGAAGCCATCAACCACCGAAGGAGCAAGGACCATGGGAAGCAGGATCACCACTCGCGACGGCGTTGAAATCTACTACAAGGACTGGGGCCCGAAGGATGGGCCGGTCGTCATCCTCAGCCACGGCTGGCCGCTGTCATCCGATAGCTGGGAAGCCCAGGCCTTCCATCTGGCCAAGGATGGTTTCCGCGTCGTCACCCATGATCGCCGCGGCCACGGCCGGTCCAGCCAGCCCTGGGACGGCAACGACATGGATCACTATGCCGACGATCTTGCCGATCTGATCGAGCAACTGGATCTGAAGGGTATCTTCCTGGCCGGCTTCTCGACCGGCGGTGGCGAGATCGCCCGCTATATCGGTCGCCACGGCACTCGTCGCGTCGCCAAGGCCGGGCTGATCTCGGCAGTGCCGCCGCTGATGGTCAAGACCGACAAGAACCCCGGCGGCTTACCCAAGGATGTGTTCGATGGCTTGCAGGCCGCAAGCCTCACCGACCGCTCGCAACTCTACAAGGACATCGCTTCTGGTCCGTTCTTCGGCTTCAACCGGCCAGGCGCGAAGCCGTCGCAGGGGATGATCGACAGCTTCTGGCTGCAGGGCATGACCGGCGGCCACAAGAATACCTATGATTCGATCGTCGCCTTCTCGCAGACCGACTTCACCGAGGACCTGAAGAAGTTCGACGTGCCGACGCTCATCATTCACGGCGACGACGACCAGATCGTTCCGATCGACGCCGCCGCCCGGGCCTCGAAGAAGCTCATTCCGCATGCGGAACTGAAGGTCTATCCGGGCGCGCCGCATGGCATCACGGATACCCACAAGGAGCAGTTGAACAAGGACCTGCTGGAGTTCGCGCGATCCTAG
- a CDS encoding DUF1272 domain-containing protein yields the protein MLSLRPNCECCDRDLPPESREAMICTFECTFCADCAEAKLGGICPNCSGELVRRPARPAAMLKKYPGSAERVLKPQGCAPATVA from the coding sequence ATGCTGAGCCTGCGTCCGAACTGCGAATGCTGCGACCGTGACCTGCCACCCGAAAGCCGGGAGGCGATGATCTGCACCTTCGAATGCACCTTTTGCGCCGATTGCGCCGAGGCGAAGCTTGGCGGGATCTGCCCGAACTGCAGCGGCGAACTGGTACGCCGTCCGGCGCGCCCGGCTGCGATGCTGAAGAAATATCCGGGCTCGGCGGAGCGCGTGCTGAAGCCGCAAGGCTGCGCGCCAGCGACGGTCGCGTAA
- a CDS encoding urease accessory protein UreD, translating to MSDAAIIAPQRAWGKGRLVAKSERGRTRIAELYQEGCAKIRLPKTFDGSMEAVLINSSGGVTGGDQLEWGFAAGEGTSLTLTTQACEKIYKASAGTAAITTHIAAAAGSRVDWLPQETILFDRASLSRSLEVDLAPDASFLAVEAVLIGRKAMGEAVHAGLCRDRWRVRSGGGLVHAENLTLADDIARLAARPATLGGAAAFATLLYIAPDCEATFSKLRGVLAPVVQAGVSHYRVGGRDKLVARVTALDGFELRKILVPLISHLRKDASVPKVWTL from the coding sequence TTGAGTGACGCGGCGATCATCGCTCCGCAAAGGGCGTGGGGAAAAGGGCGGCTTGTTGCCAAGTCCGAAAGGGGGCGCACGCGCATCGCCGAGCTCTACCAGGAAGGCTGCGCCAAGATCCGTTTGCCGAAGACCTTCGACGGTTCGATGGAAGCGGTGCTCATCAACTCTTCCGGCGGCGTCACCGGTGGCGACCAGCTCGAGTGGGGTTTTGCGGCCGGCGAGGGGACGAGCCTGACGCTGACCACGCAGGCCTGCGAGAAGATCTACAAGGCGAGCGCCGGCACGGCTGCGATCACGACACACATAGCCGCCGCCGCCGGAAGCCGCGTCGATTGGCTGCCGCAGGAGACCATCCTCTTCGACCGGGCCTCGCTGTCGCGTTCGCTCGAGGTCGACCTGGCGCCGGATGCAAGTTTTCTCGCGGTGGAGGCGGTGCTCATCGGCCGCAAGGCTATGGGTGAGGCGGTGCATGCCGGCTTGTGTCGCGATCGCTGGCGGGTGCGGAGCGGCGGCGGGCTGGTTCATGCGGAAAACCTGACGCTTGCCGACGATATTGCGAGGCTGGCCGCCAGGCCCGCAACGCTCGGCGGCGCGGCCGCCTTCGCGACGCTCCTCTATATAGCGCCGGATTGCGAAGCGACGTTTTCGAAGCTGCGCGGAGTGCTTGCTCCGGTAGTACAGGCGGGCGTCAGCCACTACCGGGTCGGCGGTCGCGACAAGCTCGTCGCCCGGGTCACCGCTCTCGACGGATTTGAGCTTAGAAAAATCCTCGTCCCGCTCATTTCGCACTTGCGTAAAGACGCGTCTGTGCCGAAAGTCTGGACTCTCTGA
- a CDS encoding beta-ketoacyl-ACP synthase III, which yields MSIVRSSHLAGFGHSVPARRVDNAEIETQLGLEPGWIERRTGIRARRWVEAGDTLSGLATRAGEAALQDAGVSRGEIALTLLATSTPDHLLPPTAPLLAHRLGLANSGAIDLAGACSGFLYALTLADGFVRAQGKPVLVVAANILSRRINQAERASAVLFADAAGAVVIMPSDDPQKGVLGVDVASDGSGYDLITIPAGGSSQPFASGMAAEDALMTMRDGREVFVRAVEMMSACATRALAAGGLGPADVSRFVPHQANVRIFDAVCNNLGIDPSKTVRTIEEHGNSSAATIPLSLSLAHKAKPFIAGEKLLLTAAGAGLTGGAVLVSI from the coding sequence ATGAGCATCGTCCGCTCATCCCACCTTGCCGGCTTTGGCCACTCTGTGCCGGCGCGGCGCGTCGACAATGCCGAGATCGAAACGCAACTCGGCCTCGAGCCGGGCTGGATCGAACGCCGCACCGGCATCCGGGCGCGGCGCTGGGTCGAGGCGGGCGATACGCTGAGCGGCCTTGCGACCAGGGCCGGCGAAGCCGCGCTTCAGGATGCGGGGGTTTCGCGCGGCGAAATCGCCTTGACGCTGCTTGCGACCTCGACGCCCGATCACCTGCTGCCGCCCACTGCGCCGCTGCTTGCCCATCGCCTCGGGCTTGCCAATTCCGGCGCGATCGACCTCGCCGGCGCCTGTTCGGGCTTCCTCTACGCGCTGACGCTTGCAGATGGGTTCGTTCGCGCGCAGGGAAAGCCGGTCCTTGTCGTTGCCGCCAATATCCTGAGCCGTCGCATCAACCAAGCGGAAAGGGCAAGCGCCGTGCTCTTTGCCGACGCGGCCGGCGCCGTCGTCATCATGCCGTCGGACGATCCACAAAAGGGGGTGCTTGGCGTCGATGTGGCCTCGGATGGGAGCGGCTACGATCTGATTACGATTCCCGCCGGCGGCAGCAGCCAGCCCTTTGCTTCAGGGATGGCGGCGGAGGATGCATTGATGACGATGCGGGACGGGCGGGAGGTGTTTGTCCGCGCCGTCGAGATGATGTCGGCTTGCGCAACCCGCGCGCTCGCCGCTGGGGGACTTGGCCCGGCGGATGTCAGCCGCTTCGTGCCGCACCAGGCGAATGTCCGGATCTTCGATGCGGTTTGCAACAATCTCGGAATCGACCCGTCGAAGACCGTCCGGACCATCGAGGAGCACGGCAACTCGTCGGCTGCGACGATCCCGCTGTCGCTATCGCTGGCGCACAAGGCCAAGCCCTTCATCGCCGGTGAAAAGCTGTTGCTGACGGCGGCCGGCGCGGGGCTGACCGGAGGGGCGGTGCTCGTCAGTATCTGA